The following is a genomic window from Triplophysa dalaica isolate WHDGS20190420 chromosome 22, ASM1584641v1, whole genome shotgun sequence.
TTCCGGGATGAATCTGACAACATATTGTCAGTGAATTGAGTCTTTTGTATAAAGAAAGAGTGATTATTATGGGATACAGGCTGATATATATCCTGTGGCTCATTGCTTCCCACCCCGTCTGGTATGTTTTGTCCATGATATAGAGTTCTCAAGTCTGATTCTGTGAGCTTTGTTGAATCTGAGTTTTGACATTTCATTACCTGGTTGCTAGGCAACAAACAGTCTTGATGCTGTGCGTAACTGTTGTGACGGTTCATGTCCGCATCGCCAGACTTTGAGAGTCACAGGCCGTTGGATTCTCTCAACACACCATCTTCCACATATGAGAAAACATCCTAAGCCAGAATGTCACTGAATAGAACCAGGTCCTCTTTCACGCGTTTAAACACCAGAAGCGCGGTTCAATGTCCTTCAGCTCCTCCTGGTCTCCATTACCAAGAAACCTTCCCAGAGTCCTATCGGATGGCGTCGGCCCGGATGTCCTCACTCCAGGGTTGCTGGGAACACTGAGCATGGCGTGACTGTCCCGAAAAATCTGCTCTACAGACATCGATGAGGTGGGCCGCTGATAAGACAGAGCGGTCCTGACGGAGTAGAGATCCCAGGATGGAATCCGGAGGGTGTCACTTTTTCAGGACGGGTTGGGATGGATGATTGAGTTGTCATAAGGGAAGGGAAGGTTTCGTACAGGAGTTCTTCGCCAGCGGAGAAGCTAAAGGGAAGTTGTCTTTGATAACTTCTTcatttctgaaatctgaataaCACAACCAAAATAACAGAGGATAAAAGCACAGTTTAATCTGATTAGATTGGTTGCTAAGCAACAGTAAACAGGTGAGTGAACTATTCTATTCAATTCCTTCATTtctagtgcttttcacaatttagCATATTCACAGATTTCATCATACACCCCGCAGGAGAAAAACTGTTACACTATAAAGTTTACCACGGTAAACTCCAGTAATATTTTAGTACACTGCAGTATTCAACAGGTATGTTCATACTTTGTTAatgtatactacagtaaataacaGATAAACTATAGTACGCTTTGGTAATCTTTAacgtttactatagtaaaatgtaataaatgataatatagTATATCATAGTCTTTACAACAATGTACATagcaatgtatatattttatgtatacaacatattttttgtattgattgcagttatgtaaattatgtaatacaatataatatttactataataaattcTAGAAAAAGTGCACTGTAGTAAATTATAGGGATGTATACTCTTGGTTTATGTTTACTATAGTATTCTGTAATATTAATTATAGTGAATTGATCAAttgtagtaaatactgtagtatactttcaaatttactatagtaatgttTACTATAGTAGTAAAGTATCAAGGTATTTTGCAGTTTACTGTAATAATGTGGAATGGTTAAAGAATACATAGTATTACTTcaaacagttatatttttttattaaatgtatattgtgaTACTAACTTGAAAAAATCTTTTACAGTTGTAtttgttctgtcgaacacaGAGAAGGATTATTGGCAGaatatttataaccaaacagttcttggccaaaaTTGACTAgttactttcctacattctttgaaatatcttcttttgtggtcaacagaacaaagaaatttacaaagtaaTGAttcttacaggtttggaacaactcgagaaCTCAATGATGAATGTCATCCTGAATGAGCACTCCACCCGTCTGTTGCGTCTACCTGCACAAAGCAAGTCTTtaaaacagaaatcaaatcCTTCTGTTTATGCTGCAAACATTTACCTTCATCAGAGGAAACACCCTACAGATATGTAAGTTCAACTCAGGTAAACGTCTTCTCACGCATAAGGCAGGTAGGATTAGACCGATGTCAAAGCCACATCAACCAATCAGTGACAACGAGGTCATGATCATTCAAAGCGCGTTTTTTTTTCCCAACAATTCActgatattataataaacacacatctttTTCGCTTTACGATATTTTTTTCAACAGAACGAAATGTATGAGATTGTTCAATCTTGAGGAAGGCCATGCTGAGTCGGAGTGCAGACAGTTTGTCGAGTCTATCTTGGCCCTCCTCTGTGAATGTGGTCAGCTGGTCCAGCGGTTATGGCTGTCAATAACatgcacatttattcatttggcagatgcttttatccaaagcgacttacattgcataaCACTCTACATTTGTATCTGAGTGTGTGCactccctgggatcgaacccatgaccttggggATGCTCTAACCCCTGAGCTACTGGAAAGCCACATGATTgaaaataagtgtttttttacttattgACAATACGTCAATTAGATGTCGAAAAGAGTTCATCCACACATTTTAGCCTACAGTATCTTCAAAAAACTGATGTAGTCCTGATTGAAGACTGTCATAAATCATTCCGAGTTAATAAAACGCTAAAAACTCGCTCCGTAAGCCCAACCGATGACTGACAGTAGGAAGAGCGACATTTATGTAGCATATGCAAGTACAGACATCTGATACCCCTAAAAGAGAACATCCAGTGTGTGGAGCTCTCTAGTGGACAAGACCGGtgactttctttgtgtttaaacagtttgtctcagagctaaaatcattttataatttgCTCTGTCttcttatttcaaacctgtatgaccttttGATTTTGTGACTCACTTTTATTGTAGGCCTATTGAAATTAAGATTGAATAAAAGTCTCAGTCCGCCTGTAACATGGGGAATAATAAATCCCTTTACGGGGAATGTGTGTCGGTGAAACTACTtccaaatataatattaaatatacattttgaagcATACAGTACACAATAGAATGGcatgcaaaatataaaacaacattaagcAGACACTCTTGTCCATAACAATTTCAGTTTCTGAGATTCACAGAAGTTTTGGGTTTAGTTGTGATGAATCCCAATAACACACAGCGTATTGGTTATTCTAACTAAAAGGACAAAACCTTAGGCATCTGAAGCATTAGACTATTGTGAAACATGAATCTACAGAAAGGCTCCTGTAAAAAGACAGACCCTCTTTAGCTTTATACAAAATAGCTTCATGCTTTAATGTtgcaaatgcattaaaacacataaatatatctGCCTCAAAATCTCCCTACTGTGACTGTCGCGAGTGTATAATTGACATACATTTGGGAACTATAACAGACAATGCTTATATTAATACGTTTATCACAAAAACCTTAAAGTACATCACCAGCTCAACCGGATGTGTCAGTAAAAGTCTTCACATATTTTACGTAACTGAGGTGTCAAAATAGTTCTAGTTTATTTCCTTTAGGCCACCACAACACAAGTGTTTTGTACCACCGATAGATGTGTTGATGTTCTATTATGTTCCTGAAAATAATACGCTGCTATTAACAAAACAAGGCTACCATTGTACACATGTCCCCTGCATGTGTTCAAAGATTCAAAACACATAACAAGTTTTACATTCAGACATCCTGAATTTTTTTGTACACTTGTAACTAATCTtcacatgttttcttttatgtacATTGCATGTAACAATATagatataaaatgacaaaaaaataataaaagtatgtaattgcaaaaaaatatttaaaataaatttaagctACTTTATATTACCGGCAGATTTTGTACTGAATCCTAATGGATGACCATTATATAAGAGTCTCTATGAGCTCTTGTAGGAGTATGTGTGAGCAGATGAGAGCGTTTTGATGTGTTTCTGGTTCATTCCTGAGAGATCTTGATCAGCAGGTTTCATTGTACACCAACACCCAAGTTTCAGTGCTTAAGCTCTTCACAGGGAATttatttatcacattttttgtgttgttgtcatTTCTAAAGTGATCAGACTCAAGAAGCTATTGAAGGGCTGCAAAAGCTGTATAATGCTGTTTTATAGATGTACTTAATTGAATTGTGCATATAACTTgtactgtataatatatatcATTTCCTGCGTCTTTCTTCAATGATAATAAATGATCTTCAGATCAATATATTGGTTCTAGCTGGGCTATcatctgttaaaaataaacccCTGCTGGATTTGTGTAAGtgcaaatgtttaatttgtaaGAGTCAAATTGTGTGCAAAAAGAGTGCTTCTATGTTCTGCTTATGTTCATGGTTCACCTGCAATAATAGGTCATTTACATCTTGAAAGTTATCTAAATGGACTTATGTAAATTTGAGTCTGATGAAGCACTTGGTAGGGTGACATATTTAATCTGTCTCAAAAATCTGATCTGTCTGCATTGTAATGTTCGTCACAGATAAGGTGTGTTTATAGGTCAAGAGGCAACTGGAGTGTTGCTCAATGCTTCAGAACTTTGTGTAATTCTTGAAATGAATATATGCTATAATCAGTCTAAAATAAAAACGATTTGAAATATGATGAACTTTAAAAGAGAGGGCAATAGACACAGATTTAATAAACTGCGCTGTTCATAAACTGTATCCAATAATGTCAGCGCTTTGAAAAAGTATGAAAGAAATTTTCATGACTAGTGCACAAACTGACGGAAGTTTTGTCGTCATTAAAAGTAATTAAGGAACTGTAAATTAGTCACACTCGATTGTTACATGTGGAATATTTGGGGTGGATAAAGAATTCAACACAAGACACATTTCAATCTCGCCTTGAAAAGAAATCCACAACTTGAAATACATGTATAATTTAGTAtttgtgaaatgtgtgaaaagTATTTTGAACCCAAATAAGAATCAAAATTTGGAAACTTGGAAACAGGAGGTCTGTATCATCACTTCTTGTTTCTGTCTCGGTCCATCCTTTTTCCACTCGTAGCTTAGTTTTATTATTCACACCCTGTGATGTATAGCTCTGCTATTGTGCCAGTATGAATTTGAAAGCAACAGAACCCATCCGTTCATTCAGACCTCTAATTGTCAGCGGTGATGCCTTGACCAGCCCTGAAACTGAAACCTGCACAGTGGAAGTCAACAACGCTTCTCTTTCAATGtacagttcaattcaattcCCAAAGCTAAAGgttttattttgcatacggTAGAAACTAAAGAGCCAATTTTGTACTGGATTTTTCAactcagctttcctgtagctcagtgttaagagcattgtgttaacaacgcaaggttgtgggtttgatcccaggggattgcaaatacctatgtaaaatgtataggataaagcaatgtaagtcgctttggataaaagcgtctgccaaatgcctaaatataaACTCAtagttgggtcaaatatggaccaACCATTGGGTATGAATTAACCAACAAAATCTCCATATTTGAGCCAAGCGTGAGTTGAAACAAATCAGCATATTTATGAGTTCTTTATGagataacttaaaaaataatgatttttattttgttatcatgtttttttgtgttttattgtactAGTTAGCTGTATTCTTTAATCaaaagcagtttgattgatatgaTTGAACAATTCtctcttcatatatataaatatataatatatattagcAGTGACTTCTAAATACAGTTtctatatatttagtttttgctaaaatataaaaactatattaaacTTCATTATTCTCTTCAATTCCATCATAAAAACCAGCACCCAGTACAACAAAACCTAACACGATGGCCACGTGACACatccaaaaatgtttaaaaaagatgaCGTTGTCTTCAAACGTTTCAAATGTAGCGTTTAAGTAGCGAAATATCTTCATTCAGTCTTCACATCATCCATGTCGTGTCGATAGATTTCACTATTTACACGATAATATGTCACACACGCAACTGGTGTCGTTCCGCTCATATTTTCAATCTCATCTCCATAGCAACGTCAAAGGTCGAACGCTTGAAATGAAAGTTTCGCCTGGGTTCCGGAAGTTTCGCCGGGCGGAACAtccaaatatgaataaatgtggGCGGGGTCAACGGATACAGGCGTATAAGTGCTGCACGTCAAATGAGTAATGTAGTTCATACGAGGCTGAGCACGCAGTTATCGGAGGAGACCGGGAGCGGACGAAACCAGTCTGGAAAGGTTTGTGTTTCTCATTTTAAGAGGATTGGACTTCACGAGTATTTAAAAAGTGACTTTATTTAAAGTGGAGCTCGCTGGATGACAACAACAAGTGGTAGTTTGGAAAGGTTCCCTACATTTAGGAGACCATAACATTGGAATTGATGAAGTTTCCCATCTGTCCAGTTGCATTTTTGGGAGTGGTTGCATTGAGTAAATGGGCTTGTCTGTTTTGGGAGTGGTGTCAAATCTGGAAAAGTGTTTCCACACATAATAAAATCTTACTTCACAGGAGAATTTCAGGATTGTTTCTTGACACCTCTATGAATTTAGgattgctgtttttttaattggacGGATAGGAAAGGAGAGATGGGAGTCATGTGAGTGTCGTGTGTTGGTTTTAAAAGGAACTTAAGTTTCTTGAAGTCAAgaagttgtgtttttgttttattttaagaagaGAAGCCAAACCCGCAGACATGGCATTCAACACGCTGACATCGAGAGCGGTTCTGCTGTATGATGAGTGGATCAGAGAAGCAGGTGAGTTTGCGTCACAGTCATTCTtgatatttgatttatatttgtgttgacTGGAAAATAAGACTTGCCTCAGTTGCAGATCCACGGACTGAGGACTGGCTCCTAATGTCTTCGCCGTTCCCTCAAACCATCATCATTGCTGCCTACATCTACTTTGTGACATCACTAGGGCCTCGGCTCATGGAAAACCGCAAGCCCTTTGACCTCAAGCGGCCCATGATCATCTACAACTTCGCCATTGTGGCCTTTTCGCTGTACATGATTTATGAGGTAAACGTTTGCTGGAACTACATCACGTCTATCATCTTCCTTGTGTTTaggatgttttgttttgtcaccCGTGTCTCTAAAATGTCTTTCGTCTTGCAGTTTCTTATGTCTGGCTGGGGAAACGGATACACCTATGGGTGTGACATCGTGGATTACTCTCGTTCTCCTCAGGCTCTCAGGGTATGTGAATGGAGCACATTCTTCTGCCGTTTGTTTCTGATGACGTGTAGCTCATCTGGCCTGTcttgttctgttttgttttttttagatggCGTGGACCTGCTGGCTGTACTATTTCTCAAAGTTCATTGAGATGTTGGACACTGTAAGTTGCCTTTTATCTTCGCTTTAAAACATTCGCTTTGTAATAGGCTGTCAGTGCTAAACTGCGTTTGTCCTTTATCGTTTtagattttctttgttttgaggaAAAAGAACAGCCAAGTGTCTTTCCTGCATGTCTACCATCACTCCATCATGCCCTTCACCTGGTGGTTTGGAGTCAGATTTGCTCCAGGTAAAGTATTGCTCAACTTCACCAAAAATGTAACTTCTTAttccctcttgtcattcaaaaccGGTTTTGATATTGAAAAACATGTGcaaccctggatcacaaaactagTCTTCAGTAGCCaggacatttttttgtaaaagacacaaatacattgtataggtcaaaatgatcgatttttctttcacgccaaaaatcattatgaaTCATACagattatgttccatgaagatattttttaaatttcctaccctaaatataaaaaaaacttcatttttgtgagtggacggcctgccacagtgccccttattaacaacttcaaaggcaattttctcaaaatttagattttttggcactctcagattccagagttttaaacggctgTATCTCCGCCATATATTGACCTATCAtaacaaaccatacattaaAAGAAAGCTTActttaaaaatctcaatttcagaAAATTTACCcgtaagactggttttgtcatccagggtcacatatgtcgGGCCAAAAAGTTTCCCCGTTTCCAGTATCTACATCTTGACTGGCCTTTAGGTTTTGAGGGAGAGACCCCTTCTGGAGAAAAAGTTGACTTTGTCATTTGGGTGAAATGCTTCTTTTTGTCCTTTAGGTGGTCTGGGAACTTTCCACGCCCTTCTGAACTGCATTGTGCATGTCATCATGTACACCTACTATGCTCTCTCCGCGATGGGACCCGCCTACCAGAAGTACCTGTGGTGGAAAAAGTACATGACCACCATCCAGCTGGTACGtgcactttttttcttttcttgcattgttgtttttgtttgaaaaactaaaaactGTTTCTAACTTGACCTCGCCTTTGATCTCAGGTTCAGTTTACGCTGGTGACAGCTCACATCGGCCAGTTCTTCTTCATGAAAGATTGTCCTTACCAGTTTCCAGTGTTCCTCTACGTTATCGGTCTGTACGGGCTGATCTTTCTGATCCTGTTTCTCCACTTCTACTATCATGCCTACACCAAAGGCAAAAGGCTTCCCAAAGTGCACCAGAACGGGACCTGCCAACAGAACGGAAATTACCTTCACAAAAAATCGAAGTAAT
Proteins encoded in this region:
- the elovl7b gene encoding elongation of very long chain fatty acids protein 7 isoform X2 codes for the protein MAFNTLTSRAVLLYDEWIREADPRTEDWLLMSSPFPQTIIIAAYIYFVTSLGPRLMENRKPFDLKRPMIIYNFAIVAFSLYMIYEFLMSGWGNGYTYGCDIVDYSRSPQALRMAWTCWLYYFSKFIEMLDTIFFVLRKKNSQVSFLHVYHHSIMPFTWWFGVRFAPGGLGTFHALLNCIVHVIMYTYYALSAMGPAYQKYLWWKKYMTTIQLVQFTLVTAHIGQFFFMKDCPYQFPVFLYVIGLYGLIFLILFLHFYYHAYTKGKRLPKVHQNGTCQQNGNYLHKKSK
- the elovl7b gene encoding elongation of very long chain fatty acids protein 7 isoform X1; amino-acid sequence: MAFNTLTSRAVLLYDEWIREAVADPRTEDWLLMSSPFPQTIIIAAYIYFVTSLGPRLMENRKPFDLKRPMIIYNFAIVAFSLYMIYEFLMSGWGNGYTYGCDIVDYSRSPQALRMAWTCWLYYFSKFIEMLDTIFFVLRKKNSQVSFLHVYHHSIMPFTWWFGVRFAPGGLGTFHALLNCIVHVIMYTYYALSAMGPAYQKYLWWKKYMTTIQLVQFTLVTAHIGQFFFMKDCPYQFPVFLYVIGLYGLIFLILFLHFYYHAYTKGKRLPKVHQNGTCQQNGNYLHKKSK